A part of Streptomyces sp. NBC_01497 genomic DNA contains:
- a CDS encoding GNAT family N-acetyltransferase yields MPTPLAELPIRPLTVHDLSSCVAVAVDRGWPPDERKWRLLLTAGNGYGIDDPSGTGLAGVCVLTRYGTPGAGHTRELSAIGMLLVAARHERQGIGQRLMHHVLREADGAPLALYATRFGQALYERLGFTTVGQNITVKGRLRAPAPTGCSPEGITVRTATAEDLSTVVRLDADVFGVDRTLMITRLPAFADQLRVALDGSTVIGYGATWSSASSDVIGPLIARDTATAKALFGALAHATRRPLRTDIDARHEDLLSWLKEQGMDAVLTTPVMVRDTQNLPGDPERRFAPLTMATC; encoded by the coding sequence ATGCCGACACCGCTCGCCGAGCTCCCGATCCGGCCTCTGACCGTGCACGACCTGTCGTCCTGCGTCGCGGTCGCGGTGGACCGCGGGTGGCCGCCCGACGAGCGCAAGTGGCGGCTCCTGCTCACGGCGGGGAACGGATACGGGATCGACGATCCGAGCGGAACGGGTCTGGCAGGGGTATGCGTCCTCACCCGGTACGGAACCCCGGGCGCCGGTCACACCCGAGAACTGTCCGCGATCGGCATGCTGCTCGTCGCGGCGCGCCACGAGCGGCAGGGAATCGGCCAACGGCTGATGCACCACGTACTGCGCGAGGCCGACGGCGCGCCACTGGCGCTCTACGCGACGCGGTTCGGCCAGGCCCTGTACGAGCGGCTCGGCTTCACGACGGTCGGCCAGAACATCACGGTGAAGGGACGGCTGCGCGCCCCTGCGCCGACGGGGTGTTCCCCGGAAGGCATCACCGTCCGTACGGCGACCGCGGAGGACCTGTCGACCGTCGTCCGGCTCGACGCCGATGTCTTCGGCGTCGACCGCACGCTGATGATCACTCGCCTCCCGGCCTTCGCCGATCAGCTGCGGGTCGCCCTCGACGGATCCACGGTGATCGGTTACGGCGCCACCTGGTCCAGCGCCTCCTCCGACGTCATCGGTCCACTGATCGCCCGCGACACGGCCACCGCGAAGGCACTGTTCGGCGCACTCGCCCACGCGACCCGGCGGCCGCTGCGTACGGACATCGACGCGCGCCATGAGGACCTGCTCAGCTGGCTCAAGGAACAGGGCATGGACGCGGTGCTCACCACCCCGGTCATGGTCCGGGACACGCAGAACCTGCCCGGCGATCCTGAGCGACGATTCGCACCGCTGACCATGGCGACGTGCTGA
- a CDS encoding serine hydrolase domain-containing protein yields the protein MTSSFETDPLVESLLPTTRRALLQRVAVGQSQGRAPSLVGAVGRDGHLLWEGSRSCVDGHAPDSDTQFRIGSITKTFTAVLVMRLREEGLLDLADPLEKHVPDTGVGELTIAHLLGHGSGLRAEPPGEWWERTPGTQRPGLSEILGQDAALHPAGRRHHYSNPGYALLGAVVERLRGEPWEDALRREVLEPLALDRTTYGPVAPHAGGWAVHPWADAMLPEPSHDLGAMAPAGQLWSTAGDLCRFGAFLLQGDERVLNAAAVREMRTPSVPPEPDDWAGGYGLGVQLARRGRRTLAGHTGSLPGFVACLWTHAEEGLVAVALSNATSGPGIGGITADLVTIVADAEPRLPAPWRPMASFDKGLLELAGQWYWGTNAFGVKLVAGNGLELYPLRGGGRGSRFVPTRDHGTGGALGERSWRGLDGYYAGETLRVVLRADGTVSHLDLGTFVFTRQPYDPVDAVPGGVDPDGWR from the coding sequence ATGACCTCATCTTTTGAGACCGATCCCCTGGTGGAAAGCCTGTTGCCCACCACTCGGCGCGCGCTCCTGCAGCGCGTCGCCGTCGGCCAGTCCCAGGGGCGAGCCCCTTCCCTCGTCGGGGCGGTGGGGCGGGACGGACACCTGCTCTGGGAGGGATCGCGCAGCTGCGTGGACGGGCACGCGCCGGACTCCGACACCCAGTTCAGGATCGGATCCATCACGAAGACGTTCACGGCCGTCCTGGTGATGCGGCTGCGGGAGGAGGGCCTGCTCGATCTGGCCGATCCCTTGGAGAAGCATGTGCCGGACACGGGTGTGGGGGAGCTGACGATCGCTCATCTGCTGGGCCACGGCTCGGGGCTGCGGGCCGAGCCGCCCGGGGAGTGGTGGGAGCGCACACCCGGAACGCAGCGTCCCGGGTTGTCCGAGATCCTCGGGCAGGACGCGGCGCTGCATCCGGCGGGCCGGCGCCACCACTATTCCAACCCCGGCTACGCGTTGCTCGGCGCGGTCGTGGAACGGCTCCGCGGGGAGCCGTGGGAGGACGCGTTGCGGCGGGAGGTACTCGAACCCCTGGCTCTCGACCGTACGACGTACGGGCCGGTCGCCCCGCACGCGGGAGGCTGGGCGGTACACCCCTGGGCCGATGCGATGCTGCCCGAACCCTCGCACGATCTGGGCGCGATGGCCCCGGCCGGGCAGCTCTGGTCGACGGCCGGGGACCTCTGCCGGTTCGGAGCGTTTCTCCTACAGGGCGACGAGCGGGTGCTGAATGCCGCCGCTGTCCGGGAGATGAGGACGCCGTCCGTACCGCCCGAGCCCGACGACTGGGCCGGTGGGTACGGACTGGGTGTCCAGCTCGCGCGACGTGGTCGCCGCACGCTGGCGGGCCACACGGGCTCGCTGCCGGGCTTCGTCGCCTGTCTCTGGACGCATGCGGAGGAGGGGCTCGTCGCGGTCGCGCTGTCCAATGCCACGTCGGGCCCGGGCATCGGTGGGATCACCGCCGATCTGGTGACCATCGTCGCGGATGCCGAACCGCGCCTCCCCGCGCCATGGCGGCCCATGGCGTCATTCGACAAGGGGCTGCTGGAGCTCGCGGGGCAGTGGTACTGGGGGACCAACGCGTTCGGAGTGAAACTCGTCGCCGGAAACGGGCTGGAGCTGTATCCGCTGCGCGGTGGTGGGCGCGGTTCGCGCTTCGTGCCCACGAGGGATCACGGTACGGGTGGCGCACTCGGCGAACGCAGTTGGCGCGGCCTCGACGGCTACTACGCGGGGGAGACGCTGCGTGTGGTCCTGCGGGCGGACGGCACCGTCAGCCACCTCGACCTGGGTACGTTCGTCTTCACACGACAGCCGTACGATCCGGTCGACGCCGTCCCCGGCGGGGTGGACCCCGACGGTTGGCGCTGA
- the rplI gene encoding 50S ribosomal protein L9, producing the protein MKIILTHEVSGLGAAGDVVDVKDGYARNYLVPRGFAIRWTKGGEKDVAQIRRARKIHEIATIEQANEIKARLEGVKVRLAVRSGDAGRLFGSVTPSDLASAIKSAGGPEVDKRRIELGTPIKTLGSHQVSVRLHPEVAAKLGIEVISA; encoded by the coding sequence ATGAAGATCATCCTCACCCACGAAGTCAGTGGTCTCGGTGCCGCGGGCGACGTCGTCGACGTCAAGGACGGCTACGCCCGTAACTACCTGGTCCCTCGCGGGTTCGCGATCCGCTGGACCAAGGGCGGCGAGAAGGACGTGGCGCAGATCCGCCGCGCCCGCAAGATCCACGAGATCGCCACGATCGAGCAGGCCAACGAGATCAAGGCCCGCCTCGAAGGCGTGAAGGTGCGCCTCGCTGTTCGCTCCGGCGACGCGGGCCGCCTCTTCGGCTCCGTGACCCCGTCCGACCTCGCTTCGGCGATCAAGTCGGCCGGCGGCCCCGAGGTCGACAAGCGTCGCATCGAGCTCGGCACCCCCATCAAGACCCTGGGCTCGCACCAGGTCTCGGTGCGGCTGCACCCCGAGGTCGCCGCGAAGCTCGGCATCGAGGTCATCTCCGCCTGA
- a CDS encoding maleylpyruvate isomerase N-terminal domain-containing protein, producing MADRSAALRAAVAGSSDTAVRVPSCPVCSLADLVEHITQVHFFWAGVVAGPSEEPPTGRITGASADLLGRSAEATGALLAALRDAGPDRGPLGVVGQLGRADDLGRGGAAPSAGGCSAGLRTPGDRGRPEPLPGDVGPDGVGERAGLSFGTAGAWSGRPARIVPYATEGASWVVA from the coding sequence GTGGCTGACCGGAGCGCTGCGCTGCGCGCGGCCGTGGCGGGCTCCAGCGACACCGCGGTCCGGGTCCCCTCATGTCCCGTCTGTTCACTGGCCGACCTGGTCGAACACATCACGCAGGTGCACTTCTTCTGGGCCGGGGTGGTGGCGGGGCCGTCGGAGGAGCCGCCCACGGGACGGATCACCGGTGCGTCCGCCGATCTGCTCGGCCGATCGGCGGAGGCGACCGGGGCCCTGCTGGCGGCGCTGCGGGATGCCGGGCCCGACCGGGGCCCGCTGGGCGTGGTGGGGCAGCTCGGACGTGCCGATGACCTCGGGCGCGGTGGCGCGGCACCAAGTGCAGGAGGCTGCTCTGCAGGCCTACGAACTCCAGGAGACCGCGGCCGTCCGGAGCCACTGCCGGGCGACGTCGGTCCCGACGGTGTCGGCGAACGGGCGGGCCTCTCCTTCGGCACGGCGGGTGCGTGGTCCGGCAGGCCGGCCCGGATCGTGCCGTACGCGACGGAGGGCGCCTCCTGGGTGGTCGCCTGA
- a CDS encoding GNAT family N-acetyltransferase, producing the protein MDDPSVSADFHARPRLPKGGELRTSRLLLRPARADDVDVYTRLWTDPEVRRFLGGPVDSDRLRLRRQRFDSRPHVFSVTAAERAEVIGTVSVDVAERHTGRWEVAYSFLPEHWGRGYGREAVAAVVGWVLETAPARDASVIAVTQEANVRSRRLLEAVGMRLRERFVEFGAPQVLYGVERGDRREQRRTTGSD; encoded by the coding sequence ATGGACGATCCTTCCGTTTCGGCTGATTTCCATGCCCGGCCGAGACTGCCGAAGGGCGGGGAGTTGCGGACCTCGCGGCTCCTTCTGCGGCCCGCGCGTGCGGACGACGTCGACGTGTACACCCGGCTGTGGACGGACCCCGAGGTCCGGCGTTTCCTCGGCGGGCCCGTCGACAGTGACCGGTTGCGGCTGCGGCGGCAGAGGTTCGACTCGCGCCCGCATGTGTTCAGCGTGACGGCGGCCGAACGGGCCGAGGTGATCGGCACGGTGTCGGTCGACGTCGCGGAACGTCACACCGGGCGGTGGGAGGTGGCCTACTCGTTCCTGCCGGAGCACTGGGGGCGCGGTTATGGGCGCGAGGCCGTGGCCGCAGTCGTCGGGTGGGTGTTGGAGACCGCTCCGGCCCGCGACGCGTCCGTGATCGCCGTCACTCAGGAGGCGAACGTCCGCTCCCGACGCTTGCTGGAGGCGGTAGGGATGCGGCTGCGGGAGCGGTTCGTGGAGTTCGGCGCGCCGCAGGTGCTGTACGGCGTCGAACGCGGTGACCGGCGTGAGCAGCGGAGGACGACGGGATCGGACTGA
- a CDS encoding single-stranded DNA-binding protein — protein sequence MAGETVITVVGNLVDDPELRFTPSGAAVAKFRVASTPRMFDRQTNEWKDGESLFLTCSVWRQAAENVAESLQRGMRVVVQGRLKQRSYEDREGVKRTVYELDVEEVGPSLKSATAKVTKTAGRGGQGGYSGGGGGQQGGGGGGGGWGGGSGSGSGGGAPADDPWATSAPAGGGQQAPQGGGGSWGGSSGGGSGGGYSDEPPF from the coding sequence ATGGCAGGCGAGACCGTCATCACGGTAGTCGGCAACCTTGTCGACGACCCCGAGCTGCGTTTCACGCCGTCGGGTGCCGCGGTCGCGAAGTTCCGCGTCGCGTCGACGCCCCGTATGTTCGACCGCCAGACCAATGAGTGGAAGGACGGCGAGAGCCTGTTCCTGACCTGCTCGGTGTGGCGTCAGGCTGCGGAGAACGTCGCCGAGTCGCTGCAGCGCGGCATGCGCGTCGTCGTCCAGGGCCGCCTGAAGCAGCGGTCCTACGAGGACCGTGAGGGCGTCAAGCGGACGGTCTACGAGCTGGACGTCGAGGAAGTCGGCCCCAGCTTGAAGAGCGCCACGGCCAAGGTCACCAAGACCGCGGGTCGTGGTGGCCAGGGTGGTTACAGCGGCGGGGGCGGCGGTCAGCAGGGTGGCGGCGGCGGAGGCGGTGGCTGGGGCGGCGGCTCCGGCAGCGGTTCCGGCGGCGGCGCTCCTGCCGACGACCCCTGGGCGACCAGTGCGCCGGCCGGCGGTGGCCAGCAGGCGCCGCAGGGCGGCGGAGGCAGCTGGGGCGGTAGCTCCGGCGGTGGCTCCGGTGGCGGCTACTCGGACGAACCCCCCTTCTAG
- the rpsF gene encoding 30S ribosomal protein S6 — translation MRHYEVMVILDPDLEERAVSPLIETFLSVVREANGKVEKVDTWGRRRLSYEINKKPEGIYSVIDLQAEPAVVKELDRQMKLNESVLRTKVLRPETH, via the coding sequence ATGCGTCACTACGAGGTGATGGTCATCCTCGACCCCGATCTCGAGGAGCGAGCAGTCTCCCCGCTGATCGAAACGTTCCTTTCTGTTGTCCGTGAGGCCAACGGAAAGGTCGAGAAGGTCGACACCTGGGGCCGTCGTCGTCTCTCCTACGAGATCAACAAGAAGCCCGAGGGCATCTACTCGGTCATCGACCTGCAGGCCGAGCCTGCGGTCGTCAAGGAGCTCGACCGGCAGATGAAGCTGAACGAGTCGGTCCTCCGGACCAAGGTCCTCCGCCCCGAGACCCACTGA
- a CDS encoding GNAT family N-acetyltransferase: MSDDDLAIRPATLDDLAAIVAMLADDVLGAQREDPSNLAPYAEAFQRLADDPNQHLMVAARAGRIVGTLQLSIVPGLSRQGASRSIIEGVRVHADERGSGLGTRFITWAVEESRRAGCRLVQLTSDATRIDAHRFYERLGFTASHVGFKMNL; this comes from the coding sequence ATGAGCGACGACGACCTGGCGATACGACCCGCCACCCTGGACGACCTGGCCGCGATCGTGGCGATGCTCGCCGACGACGTGCTCGGCGCGCAGCGCGAGGATCCCAGCAACCTCGCCCCTTACGCCGAAGCGTTCCAGCGGCTTGCGGACGATCCGAACCAGCACCTGATGGTGGCAGCACGCGCGGGCCGGATCGTCGGCACCCTGCAACTCTCCATCGTGCCCGGCCTGTCCCGGCAGGGCGCCTCGCGCTCGATCATCGAGGGCGTGCGAGTGCACGCGGACGAACGCGGAAGCGGGTTGGGCACCCGCTTCATCACCTGGGCCGTCGAGGAATCCCGGCGGGCGGGATGCCGGCTGGTCCAGCTCACCTCGGACGCGACCCGCATCGACGCTCACCGCTTCTATGAGCGGCTCGGCTTCACGGCCTCGCATGTGGGCTTCAAGATGAACCTCTGA
- a CDS encoding HAD family hydrolase has translation MATTRRLHLFDVDGTLIRGSAAAVEISRQLGVMTEIAELEREFVTRGLPADEFAVRARELWVDLTVDQVSAAFEQAPWLDGIREVWADIRAEGDHCAVISLGPNFFVERLLEWGVQAAHGSLWPAVPFTQPIVRSGILGPMAKVHTARQLCAELGLELEHCVAYGDSISDAELFRVVGSAVAVNGDHHVASIATHAYNGGDLRGAYALARG, from the coding sequence ATGGCGACCACACGCAGACTGCACCTCTTCGACGTCGACGGCACGCTGATCAGGGGTTCTGCCGCAGCCGTGGAGATATCCCGCCAGCTGGGGGTGATGACGGAGATCGCGGAACTGGAGCGGGAATTCGTCACTCGTGGCCTGCCGGCGGACGAGTTCGCCGTGCGAGCGAGGGAGCTGTGGGTGGATCTCACGGTGGACCAGGTGTCGGCAGCCTTCGAGCAGGCGCCCTGGCTGGACGGGATCCGGGAGGTCTGGGCGGACATCCGGGCCGAGGGGGACCACTGTGCGGTGATCTCGCTCGGCCCGAACTTCTTCGTGGAGCGGTTGCTGGAGTGGGGCGTACAGGCGGCCCACGGCTCGCTCTGGCCCGCTGTGCCGTTCACCCAGCCGATCGTGCGTTCCGGCATCCTCGGCCCCATGGCGAAGGTGCATACGGCCCGGCAGCTCTGTGCGGAGCTCGGGCTGGAGCTGGAGCACTGTGTGGCGTACGGCGATTCGATATCGGACGCGGAGCTGTTCCGGGTCGTGGGGAGCGCGGTCGCCGTCAACGGTGACCACCATGTCGCGAGCATCGCCACCCACGCGTACAACGGCGGCGACTTGCGGGGTGCCTACGCGCTGGCGCGTGGCTGA
- a CDS encoding dihydrofolate reductase family protein gives MRKLVYGMNLTLDGYIAAPGDDIGWSGPPSPELFQWWLDHEQASGLSLYGSKLWEAMSSYWPTGDQQPKATPAEIEFARNWRDTPKVVFSSTIDTVDWNTRLVTGDAIAEISRLKAEDGDPMNIGGATLAGAAMRAGLIDEYVIAAHPVLVGGGTRFFTALDSWVNLNLVETRTFPGGVVLTRYETRR, from the coding sequence ATGCGGAAACTGGTCTACGGCATGAACCTGACCCTGGACGGCTACATCGCCGCGCCCGGCGACGACATCGGCTGGAGCGGACCACCGAGCCCCGAGCTGTTCCAGTGGTGGCTCGACCACGAGCAGGCGAGTGGTCTGTCGCTGTACGGGAGCAAGCTATGGGAGGCGATGAGCTCCTACTGGCCGACCGGCGACCAGCAGCCCAAGGCCACCCCGGCGGAGATCGAGTTCGCGCGGAACTGGCGGGACACCCCGAAGGTGGTCTTCTCTTCGACGATCGACACGGTCGACTGGAACACCCGCCTGGTCACCGGCGACGCGATCGCCGAGATCAGCCGGCTCAAGGCGGAGGACGGCGACCCGATGAACATCGGGGGCGCAACGCTTGCCGGGGCGGCCATGCGCGCCGGACTGATCGACGAGTACGTGATCGCCGCCCATCCGGTCCTGGTCGGCGGCGGCACACGGTTCTTCACCGCGCTGGACAGCTGGGTGAACCTGAACCTGGTGGAGACACGGACGTTTCCCGGCGGCGTGGTCCTGACCAGGTATGAGACGAGGCGCTGA
- a CDS encoding MATE family efflux transporter has protein sequence MTQVPAVPRTTLRRDRRRHDREIVSLAVPAFGALVAEPLFVMADSAIVGHLGTRELAGLGIAAALLTTAVSIFVFLAYATTAAVARRVGAGDLRAAIQQGMDGIWLAILLGAAVIVVTLPTAPWLVNVFGASDTAAPYATTYLRISSLGIPAMLMVLAATGVLRGLQDTRTPLYVAVGGFAANAGLNVSLVYGAGLGIAGSAWGTVIAQYAMAVVYLVVVVRGARKHGAALRPDAAGVRASARAGVPLLVRTLSLRAVLLIATAVAARLSDVDIAAHQVVLSLWSLTAFALDAIAIAGQAIIGRYLGAEDSLGARQACRRMILWGVLAGVVIGALIVLARPLFIPLFTGDPVVRHTMLPALLVVALIQPVAGIVFILDGVLMGAGDGVYLAGAMVVTLAVFAPVALAVPSLGGGLTALWWAMGLMMLMRLITLSLRMRSGRWLVTGAAR, from the coding sequence ATGACACAGGTCCCCGCCGTGCCCAGGACGACCCTGCGCCGCGATCGCCGCCGCCATGACCGCGAGATCGTCTCCCTCGCCGTTCCCGCCTTCGGGGCGCTGGTGGCCGAGCCCCTCTTCGTGATGGCCGACAGCGCGATCGTGGGCCACCTGGGAACCCGGGAACTCGCGGGGCTGGGCATCGCGGCGGCCCTCCTCACCACGGCGGTGAGTATTTTTGTCTTCCTCGCGTACGCCACCACGGCAGCCGTCGCACGGCGGGTCGGCGCCGGCGACCTGAGAGCCGCCATCCAGCAGGGGATGGACGGGATCTGGCTGGCGATCCTGCTCGGCGCCGCCGTCATCGTGGTCACCCTCCCCACCGCCCCCTGGCTGGTGAACGTGTTCGGCGCATCGGACACCGCGGCTCCCTACGCCACCACCTACCTCCGCATCTCCAGCCTCGGCATCCCCGCGATGCTGATGGTGCTCGCCGCCACCGGAGTGCTCCGCGGCCTCCAGGACACCCGGACCCCTCTCTACGTCGCGGTCGGCGGCTTCGCCGCCAACGCCGGCCTCAACGTCTCCCTGGTCTACGGCGCGGGGCTCGGCATAGCCGGCTCCGCCTGGGGCACGGTCATCGCGCAGTACGCCATGGCCGTCGTCTACCTGGTGGTGGTCGTACGCGGTGCCCGGAAACACGGGGCCGCCCTGCGTCCCGACGCGGCGGGGGTCCGGGCGAGCGCCCGTGCCGGTGTGCCCCTGCTGGTACGAACCCTCTCCCTCCGCGCGGTGCTGCTGATCGCGACGGCCGTCGCCGCACGCCTCAGCGACGTGGACATCGCCGCGCATCAGGTCGTGCTCTCGCTGTGGAGCCTTACGGCCTTCGCCCTGGACGCCATCGCCATCGCGGGGCAGGCGATCATCGGTCGCTACCTGGGGGCGGAGGATTCCCTGGGCGCGCGGCAGGCATGCCGCCGGATGATCCTGTGGGGCGTGCTGGCAGGCGTGGTGATCGGCGCGTTGATCGTCCTGGCCCGCCCGCTGTTCATCCCCCTGTTCACCGGCGATCCGGTCGTCCGGCACACGATGCTTCCCGCCCTGCTGGTCGTGGCGCTCATCCAGCCTGTCGCCGGGATCGTCTTCATTCTGGACGGCGTGCTGATGGGCGCGGGGGACGGCGTCTATCTCGCCGGAGCGATGGTGGTGACCCTGGCCGTCTTCGCACCCGTCGCGCTGGCCGTTCCGTCGCTCGGCGGCGGGCTCACAGCACTCTGGTGGGCGATGGGGCTGATGATGCTGATGCGTCTGATCACGCTGTCCCTGCGCATGCGTTCAGGCCGTTGGCTGGTGACCGGCGCCGCCCGCTGA
- the dnaB gene encoding replicative DNA helicase, giving the protein MSIPEPLDNPWTDAGPDERPAMSRQRRGGDRGGRDERHDRGADSGWDSGPGFERVPPQDLDAEQSVLGGMLLSKDAIADVVEILKGNDFYRPAHETVYLAILDLYAKGEPADPITVAAELVKRGEITRIGGASYLHTLVQSVPTAANASYYAEIVHERAVLRRLVEAGTKITQMGYAADGDVDEIVNSAQAEIYAVTEQRTSEDYLPLGDIMEGALDEIEAIGSRGGEMTGVPTGFTDFDSLTNGLHPGQMIVIAARPAMGKSTLALDFARAASIKNNLPSVIFSLEMGRNEIAMRLLSAEARVALHHMRSGTMTDEDWTRLARRMPDVTQAPLYIDDSPNLSMMEIRAKCRRLKQRNDLRLVVIDYLQLMQSGGSKRVESRQQEVSDMSRNLKLLAKELELPVIALSQLNRGPEQRTDKKPMVSDLRESGSIEQDADMVILLHREDAYEKESPRAGEADLIVAKHRNGPTATITVAFQGHYSRFVDMAQT; this is encoded by the coding sequence GTGAGCATTCCCGAGCCATTGGACAACCCCTGGACCGACGCCGGTCCCGACGAGCGTCCCGCCATGTCGCGGCAGCGGCGGGGCGGCGACCGCGGGGGCCGTGACGAGCGGCACGACCGCGGGGCGGACAGCGGCTGGGACAGCGGTCCCGGCTTCGAGCGGGTGCCCCCGCAGGACCTCGATGCGGAACAGTCCGTTCTCGGCGGCATGCTGCTGTCCAAGGACGCGATCGCGGACGTCGTGGAGATCCTCAAGGGAAATGACTTCTACCGGCCGGCCCACGAGACGGTCTATCTGGCGATCCTGGACCTCTACGCGAAGGGCGAGCCCGCCGACCCCATCACGGTGGCGGCGGAGCTGGTCAAACGCGGCGAGATCACCCGGATCGGCGGGGCTTCCTACCTGCACACCCTGGTGCAGTCGGTGCCGACCGCGGCGAACGCCTCGTACTACGCGGAGATCGTCCACGAACGGGCCGTGCTGCGCCGCCTGGTGGAGGCAGGCACCAAGATCACGCAGATGGGATACGCGGCGGACGGTGATGTCGACGAGATCGTGAACTCGGCACAGGCCGAGATCTACGCCGTCACCGAGCAGCGCACCAGCGAGGACTACCTGCCGCTCGGCGACATCATGGAGGGCGCGCTCGACGAGATCGAGGCCATCGGGTCACGCGGCGGCGAGATGACGGGGGTGCCGACGGGGTTCACGGACTTCGATTCGCTGACCAACGGGCTGCACCCTGGTCAGATGATCGTCATCGCCGCCCGTCCCGCGATGGGCAAGTCGACGCTCGCGCTGGACTTCGCGCGCGCAGCGTCGATCAAGAACAACCTCCCCAGCGTTATCTTCTCCCTGGAAATGGGGCGCAACGAGATCGCGATGCGCCTGCTGTCCGCGGAGGCACGGGTCGCCCTGCACCACATGCGTTCGGGCACGATGACCGACGAGGACTGGACCCGGCTGGCCCGCCGCATGCCGGACGTGACACAGGCCCCGCTGTACATCGACGACTCGCCGAACCTGTCGATGATGGAGATCCGCGCCAAGTGCCGCCGCCTGAAGCAGCGTAACGACCTGCGGCTTGTCGTCATCGACTACCTGCAGCTCATGCAGTCCGGCGGCTCCAAGCGGGTAGAGAGCCGCCAGCAGGAGGTCTCGGACATGAGCCGTAACCTCAAGCTGCTGGCGAAGGAGCTGGAGCTCCCCGTCATCGCTCTCTCTCAGCTGAACCGTGGCCCGGAACAGCGCACCGACAAGAAGCCGATGGTCTCCGACCTGCGTGAATCGGGTTCCATCGAGCAGGACGCGGACATGGTCATCCTGCTCCACCGTGAGGACGCCTACGAGAAGGAGTCCCCGCGCGCGGGTGAGGCGGACCTGATCGTGGCCAAGCACCGAAACGGCCCCACGGCCACCATCACGGTCGCCTTCCAGGGCCACTACTCCCGATTCGTCGATATGGCGCAGACCTGA
- a CDS encoding NUDIX hydrolase: protein MTESPVVKRTARAILLDGDDLILIKRTRPGVPPYWVTPGGGVEESDATVVDALHREVDEELGAKITDVVPCFVDTVEHAAEGAADISGVKVQHFFVCRLESMDPSLRHGPEVDAPRGEYEIVRVPFSRVGIAAVHLVPLSLRHYLDGNIEGVRAMHAPDLG from the coding sequence ATGACCGAAAGTCCAGTGGTCAAGCGCACCGCACGCGCCATCCTGCTCGACGGCGACGATCTGATACTGATCAAACGCACCAGACCAGGAGTGCCTCCCTACTGGGTCACACCGGGCGGAGGCGTGGAGGAGAGCGACGCCACCGTCGTTGACGCGCTGCACCGTGAGGTCGACGAGGAACTCGGCGCCAAGATCACCGACGTGGTGCCCTGCTTCGTGGACACCGTCGAGCATGCCGCCGAAGGCGCCGCGGACATCTCCGGCGTCAAGGTCCAGCACTTCTTCGTCTGCCGTCTGGAGTCGATGGACCCCTCACTGCGGCATGGACCCGAGGTCGACGCGCCGCGCGGCGAGTACGAGATCGTCCGGGTGCCGTTCAGCCGCGTCGGGATCGCAGCGGTCCACCTCGTACCGCTGTCGCTCCGGCACTACCTCGACGGCAACATCGAGGGCGTACGGGCGATGCACGCACCGGATCTGGGCTGA
- the rpsR gene encoding 30S ribosomal protein S18, with translation MAKPPVRKPKKKVCAFCKDKTQYVDYKDTNMLRKFISDRGKIRARRVTGNCTQHQRDVATAVKNSREMALLPYTSTAR, from the coding sequence ATGGCGAAGCCGCCTGTGCGCAAGCCTAAGAAGAAGGTCTGCGCATTCTGCAAGGACAAGACCCAGTACGTGGACTACAAGGACACGAACATGCTGCGGAAGTTCATTTCCGACCGTGGCAAGATCCGTGCCCGCCGGGTCACCGGCAACTGCACTCAGCACCAGCGCGATGTCGCCACGGCCGTGAAGAACAGCCGTGAGATGGCGCTGCTGCCCTACACGTCCACCGCGCGATAA